Sequence from the Rutidosis leptorrhynchoides isolate AG116_Rl617_1_P2 chromosome 3, CSIRO_AGI_Rlap_v1, whole genome shotgun sequence genome:
TAGGTGGGTAAATCTCAAAAAGATTCAATTTAAGTATTTTGCTTCTTTTATGTTCCTAGTGACCAACTTTGATATGTCAAGATTAGCGGGTCAGCTGCTCAGGTAAtgagtcaaaatgggttgacttacaaacactTCTTTGTTTGATTGATGATTCACGCATTGATCAATTACACAAACAATGCTAttacaatgaaaataatgacaatctaaattctaaatctttgTATTAAACCAGTTTCAAAGGCTGTATGTACAGATACAGAAAACAAACTTTGGGCAAAGGCTGTATGTACAGATACAGAAAACAAACTTTGGGCAACTATCACTCTGATTAATCCTTTTGACCCATACACCTTTTAGCTAACTTTCTTATTTGACCCATTTTGAAAGCAACCCAGACCGACCAATAAAAGAGTACATGGTCAAAACTACAACCTCTTAAAAAGCAAGGTCTCAATATCCATAACTTGGGGAGTActtggatgttgaccaagtttgacttcaaCCGATTTTGACCAATTTTCTAAGTAATTCCTagttttgaccgattttccgagtaatcccaATGTTTGGCCGAGTTTGACTGAGATTTAACAAGTTTGACCGAGTACTCTACTCCCAAGTTGCAAAAACCATGTACTCGTTGAGTAATTTCAAGTTCTGCAACCCTACTTAAAAGCTATATTGATGGGTTGGTGTTTCAGTGCAACATCAGATGGGCTTTTGGATCGTGCTATTGATGTTGAAGATGAACAATACAAAGACTTTTTAAGACTGGTATGATACACATTTCATAGTCTTGAAAACAGCATCTATATATCTCTAAATTAATTAATGCAAATTACACCATTCATTTAATTGTATTGCAGAACCATGTAGAAGGATATCATGAGTTGTCATCGAAAACTCAAATCTACTTCTCAACCGTTGTTGCCAAGTGGGATGCTGATTTCTATATCAAAGTAGATGATGATGTTCATGTCAATCTTGGTATCACAACTTAAAAATAAATCTTCAATATATTCTAATTTTTAAAAAACTCAAAGATTTAAATTAATGTTTGATTTTCCTAGGTATGATTGGCTCTACCTTGGTTCGTCACCGCTCAAAACCTCGTGTTTATATTGGATGCATGAAGTCAGGACCCGTTCTTGCACAAAAGTACGATGTTATAATTGTTTTTCGTTCGTTTTACTCTCCGTTTTTGTATAGTGTATCTTACTTATAATAACTCGTGATTTATGTAGAGGGGTCAAGTATCATGAACCAGAATACTGGAAATTTGGTGAAGATGGAAATAAATACTTTAGGCATGCAACAGGACAAATATATGCGATATCCAAAGATTTGGCAACATATATTTCAGTTAATCGGTTAGCATTCCTTGTTAAGTTTGTGATGTTTCTTCTATATTTTGTTTCAATTATTGATGTAAATTATTATGTATTGGTTTGTTTTAGTCACATGCTACATAAGTATGCAAATGAAGATGTTTCGTTAGGCTCTTGGTTTATTGGTCTTGATGTTGAACATATTGATGATCGAAGCCTGTGCTGTCAATCACCCCCTGGTAACTATTATCTACCCCTTGCGTTTATTGTTTTTGTAAGTATTAGTTTTagattcaacaacaacaacaacatacccaatcccacatgcgtggggtatgggggaggtgagacgtagacaatcctaccTCTATCTTTGGATAAAGAGaggtcatttctccaccccgagtgaaacactccaagaatcgagaaagtcctccctctctctatccgacggataaagagattgcttccaaggggacctccggccaaaagaagaaaaaataatccaaggaaaaataaaaaaataaaaaaactataAAAGTGAGTAAAAGAAAAATAAGCAATTAAATCAAAAGAGACTCCATGAAAATGGTAGTATCAGATTTTCATGGGTTTGAAAGCAtgcctggagttcaatttaggctataaacgacagtcaagtcgccaataaatcgacgcttactGTTGACTCGCTTAATAGagccgtaatatatatatatatatatatatatatatatatatatatatatataaaacgtacCTTAGTGTGCGATGCGGACCTCAATTCATATCAATAAATGCTGCACTAAAAGAACAATAAACATATATGACCACATACAAACAAGTGGAGATACtaccatttgatatatatatatatatatatatatatatatatatatatatatatatatatatatatatatatatatatatatatatgtatgtatatatgtatgtatatatatatatgtatatatatatatatatatatatatatatatatatatattagttttagaTTCATTTTATTATATAGTAAGAAAGTAAGTGGAGATATCTTTATATGCTTGTATTACCATTGTTGTAAAAGTCGGCTGACGCGTCGCTCTGGGGACTAGTCCGTCCCGTTTTGCCCATTAACGCTTAAAGTTGGGTCAAAGTCGGTCTGAGTTTGGCTGAGTTGAGTCTGAGTCAGTCAAAGTCAAAATTTGGTCAAAGTTAGGTCAAATTGTAATACTTTTTAAAATTAGATTTTGTGTCCTATATGGCTGtatctatgtttgaaatatttatgtttttttttttttttttttttttgatatttttatacGTAATATATGTGTTTAATTTATTTATAAAAAGGGAACATTGGTCACCGCCCGTCTCGTCCCTCCAAGGTCGTGACCGACTCATCCCCGACTCGCGACTATTTCAATGTAGTTTTAGTGTCTATTCGAAATGATTACATCCTTGTTTCTGGCCTTCCATTTTAATGTAGTTTTAGTGATTTATACTATAAAATTAATCTATTTATGTTTCATTTACtaactataactataattataactaTCATTTAAGAATTGAATTTGTTCAATTTGAACGCACTAGATTGTGAGTGGAAAACGCAAGCAGGGAACATGTGTGCAGCTACTTTTGATTGGAGTTGTAGTGGCATATGCAAATCAGTTGAAAGAATGAAGGATGTACACCAATTGTGTGGTGAAGGTGATGATGCCATCTGGCACACCAGTTTCTAACTACTATATATCACTCTTCGACTCTCAACTTTTATCGGTATGATGATTTCTTACGCCCGAATTTTGCGAATATGTATCGGGACTGTTTGTAGATCATCAAAAAGACAAAAACTACTGATTTTGCACATAAGGGTAGTTCATCATGATCATACACTAGTTTTTTGATATATCATGAGCTTGTAAATCTAATTATTTGGGGTGAATgccatttcttttcctttttcttatcCACTATGTTTGCATTTTGAATATCATTTAAAAGATCCAAAAGGGCTCTTTTGTCGAATTAAAAGGATAACGTTTTCCTTGTTAGAACGAGTACTCAGATGTATGTGGTTAACcgtattatttaatgaccgttttaCCTTTTCTATATAGATTTCAAGATATGGTGCTATTCAAATTTGAAACTGAAACCTATTGTGagaaccaaggttgcaaaattcgttattcggggattaatcgattGAGACTTTGAAATGAGTATTCGGAAATTCGGGAATTAATCCGATTGTattttatacatttaaatgttaaaattcaaaaattatatatttaaatacagaaGAAAACTATAAACAAACACATAAATACTaatataattgtctaaaattgttcattttgttcgAAAACTTTAAAGTTTTAGTTCAAGTTTATGCTAtaatgttgaccaattttgactttgattACCACAtccgattttgacccatcaatctACGTTCgattaattaaacgaattttgaaaaatcagaacgaattgatcttaaaaatgattaatcgggtaTTAATCGATGAGTAATCGGGTTTTTACAACAGTGGTGAAGTGGTGAGAACCATTAGGCTACAAGTGTTTTTCAACATTATTTTTGTTAAATTAAAAATGTCGTCTCACTTGTTTAAAAGCAATGTAATGTTTAACAGTAAATTCACACAGCTTTCATTTTCGTTCCACATACATTTATTCGATACGGATAGTTTAGAAATATGTTGGTGAAGAATGGTAATCACATGACTAGTTTTCATTTGTGAAAGTTGCATATACATTCTGCTGTGAATTTGAAGCTTTAAACATAAAAAACGTGCATAACAAATGTAACAATCAAGATAGTAATGGGCAGGTGAGTGATGCGGTCACATAGCTAATGGCTCGTAAATCTTCAACCTTATATTTCTAATTCACATAGCTTATCTCTTGTGATTCATGTGATTTGGTTCACGTCCTTGGGTTACGGCAGTTCTTATAATACTACCCCATTTGAATGGAATTCCATAAGATTAAAAAATtctagaaaaagaaaaaatattaACTATGCACaagttaatttaatattaataaagagTTAGTTACACTGATGGTGCCCGTGGTCTTGGTTAAATTATGTCGCTAATCcctaactcttaaaaattatatgcttCATCCCTGTGATTTTAAGTTCAAACGGCGGTGGTCCCtgtggtcttggttaaattacgtcgctagtcccTAACTCTTGAAAATTATATGCTTCGTCCTTGTGGTTTTAAGACCAAACGGCGGTGGTCCCtgtggtcttggttaaattacTTCGCTAGTCCATAACTCTTAAAAATTAAAATGCTTCGTCCCTGTGATTTTAAGTCCAAACGGCGTAATTTATACTTTTTGTTTTTAAGTTATCCATACTATTTATTTATCTTTTTTACTTTGTATCATGAATATCTAATATGAGTCTTGAACTCTTGACCTCTTTGGTCACAAAAATGTCATCTCATTTCACATGTTCAGAGGCTCAAGTGCTCAGCAGCATTTTAAAAAACTACAGGGACGAAGT
This genomic interval carries:
- the LOC139898584 gene encoding beta-1,6-galactosyltransferase GALT31A-like, translating into MGLRYGSKQTHTHKSCPGSASGVSATLVTFFCIVSFCLGVIFINRFGITPVHDKINELPSFLDKENELLQDSSIDIFSQVSHTHDVIKNLDKTISSLETQLASVRSAKKPVSETSNGREKFFFFMGIMTAFSSRKRRDSIRETWMPQGKDLLRLEKEKGVIIRFVIGHSATSDGLLDRAIDVEDEQYKDFLRLNHVEGYHELSSKTQIYFSTVVAKWDADFYIKVDDDVHVNLGMIGSTLVRHRSKPRVYIGCMKSGPVLAQKGVKYHEPEYWKFGEDGNKYFRHATGQIYAISKDLATYISVNRHMLHKYANEDVSLGSWFIGLDVEHIDDRSLCCQSPPDCEWKTQAGNMCAATFDWSCSGICKSVERMKDVHQLCGEGDDAIWHTSF